CAGGCCGTGTGGTTAGGCTTGACTTGGCGCCGTCCCCGGAGGACATAGCTGAGGGTGCCGTGGTTGTGAACGAAAGGGAGGAGGTTGTGGGCGTGATATCTCCCTACCTTCTCCTCCGCAGGCTCTTCCCGGCCGTGGAGGAGGCGGGGCTCCCGGTGCGGGTCGAGGGTATAGACGAGAAAGTGGATCTGATCGCGCAGAGGCTGATATACAGGAGGTGCGTGGAGGTCGCTAGGGATGTTTCTCGCCGGGCTCGCCTGCTCGAGCTGTCGCTTGTTCTCAAGCCGCGTGATAAGGGCGGTGAGCGTAGAAGGTACGAGGTCTTCGCCACCGTGAAGCTGGACGTGGATATCTTCTCAGCGAAGGCGGAGGCGTGGGACCCGGTTCAGGCAGTGTACGATGCTCTCGACTCTGTTTACAAGAGCTTTTCGAAAGCGAAGGAGAGGCGTAGGGACAGGAAGATAGACTTCGCGCGGTTGAGGAAAACGCTGGGCTTTTAAGCCCTCCGGGGCTTCCCCTCACCGGATGATGAAGTCTCGGGGTGTTTCCGCACCGGTGGGGAGTCAGCGACCCCGTCGCTGACTTCCAGCTAGATTTTTTACGCTCGTTCTGATCTTTTCTCCTGTGGCGCTCGTTTTCCGCAACAGGGAGGAGGCCGGCCGCTTGCTCGGGGAAGCCTTGAAGCGTGAAGGTATTTCTGGGAGCGAGGTCAGGGTGCTTGGTATCCCGCGCGGCGGCGTGATCACCGCTAAGGCTGCGAGCGAGGTTGTGGGCGGCCAGCTCGACGTGATCGTCTCCAGGAAGCTGAGAGCTCCTTTCAACCCAGAGCTCGGCCTGGGTGCTGTCAGCGAGCTGGAGGCTGTATACATCAACTGGGATATCGTGAGGGAGCTAGGCGTAGGCAGAGATTACCTCGATAGAGAGGTGGAGTACCAGCGCGAGGTGGTAAAGCGCTATGTGGAGAAGTTCCGGCTGGGCTCCCCCTTGAGCCTGAGAGGGACTACGGCGGTAGTCGTGGACGACGGGATAGCTACTGGTGCGACGGTGATCGCGGCTTCGATAGCTTGCCGCAACGCGGGCGCTGAGAGAGTTGTGGTTGCAGCCCCCGTAGTGTCGGAGGACGTTGCGCCGATCGTTTCCCGCTACTGTGACAGGCTTGTCTACGTCATCAAGCCGGCCGTACTCTACGCTGTCGGCATGTACTACGAGGACTTCAGCGAGGTCAGCGACGAGGAGGTGCTGCGCCTGCTCGGGAGGAGCCGGCAGGCCGGCTAGATCCTCACGATCCTAAATCCGGAAGCTTTGCGAAGCCTGTTCATGATCGCTAGCCCGAGCCCCCGCTCCTCCAACCCTTCCGCTACTATGAACTCGCAGCCCGTCGCGTCCGCTTCTCTGAGAACTTTGAAGAGCCTGCGGGCTATGGAGAACACTTCCCCTCTAGACCCTAGGCACAGCGTTATGGCCTGCAGCCCGGAGTAAGCTGGCTTTGTCTCCTCAGTGCAGAGAATGCAGACGCGCAACCCCTCAGCCATCTTCTCTCGAGCTAGCTCGGATACCGCGGCCACGACTCTCGAAAGGTCTCCGTAGTCACTGCTCTCAACTACTACCATCGGCGCCCGAGGAGCGTAGTGCCGGTACTTCGTGCCCGGCGCCAGCGCGGCCTCTGCCTCCCCAAGCCCCCTGGCGAAGCCCGGGATAGCCACCCTCCTGCCGAGAGCAGCCTCCACAGCGTCGACAGGCAGGGCTCCCGGCCTCAGCAGCGTTGGAGGATCCGTGGTCATGTCGATTATCGTTGACTCGAGGCCGTGCACCGTCTCGCCAGCGTCGATGATGACCTCGACGAGCCCATAGAGATCCTCGATCACGTGCTGTGCCTCCGTCGGCGAGGGCCTGCCGGAGATGTTCGCGCTTGGAGCAGCAATAGGCTCGCCCACCTCCTTGACGAGAGCGAGCGCGACCGGGTGCGCCGGCATTCGCACGGCAACCTTCTCCAGCCCGCCCGTCACCTCCTTGATCACGCGCGGCGACTTCGAGAGCACTAGCGTGAGGGGGCCCGGCCAGAACTTTTCGGCGAGCTTGAGGGCGTCCTCCGGCACGCGGTTTGCCAGCTCGAAAAGCTGGTCTACCTCGCAGATGTGCAGGATCAGCGGGTTGTCGGGCGGCCTCCTCTTCACTTCGAAGACCCTCAGCACTGCACGCGGGTCGCTGGCCAGCGCTCCTAGGCCGTACACAGTCTCGGTGGGGAAGGCTACGAGTCCCCCTCCGCGTAGCACCTGCGCTGATGCCCTGATGACCTCGGGGTCAGGGTGCTCGGGGTCGACCTTGTACACGACTGTGCGCATAGCCCGAGTTCTCATAGGTGAGAGACCTTTAAAGATGGGCTTCGCCCAGCTTCCCTCATCGCCCCCGTCTGACTCGCAACCCTCCAATAGGGGAGTTTAACGATTGTCGAATGCCCCGCGGCGAATGTTTTATACCATGTAGGTCACGGAGGCGTGATGATAACCACTAGTGAGCTGCTCTGGACGGGAGCGCTGTTCGTCTGGGTGATGTTCGTAGTCCTAGTAGTATCCAAAGCGGTGTACAACTTCTTCGAGAAGAAGCACGGCCACAAAGTCGCGATCTACTACGCCCGGAAGGCTATCCACATCCTGGCTGCCGGAGTCGTCACACTGCTTATCGCGCTCCTACCCATATTCTCCACGCCGGTGCTGCCATTCATCATGGGGCTAGTTCTTGCCCTGCTGACGTACCTACCGCACCGCACAGGTAAGCTCATGTACTGGTTCCAGGATCCCGAGAACATCTACGAAGTCGACTTCTGCATCATGTGGTCTATTTTCATCGCGCTAGGCTGGTTCGCGGGTGTGCAGTTCGGGTACAACAGCCCCTTCTTGTTCAGCGTGCCAGCGCTGCTCTTCATGGCCGTCGGCGACGGGGTCACGGGCATCGTTAGGAACGCGCTCTTCAAGAGAAGGGTAAAGCACTGGAGCGGTAACGTAGCCATGTTCATAGTTTGCACCGCCATAGCCCTGGCCCTCGGCTTCGGGCTCCCCGGAGTCCTCGCCGCGCTGGCGGCGAGCCTCGTTGAGCGTGTCGAGTACTTGGGCGGAATCAGGCTAGACGACAACATTACGGTGCCGATCGTCTCCTTCGGAGCACTCTACCTGCTCCACCTCCTCTGAGGCTCAACTGCCCAGGCGCCGCGAGTTTTTCTAGGCTACTGCAGCGTCTGGAGTGATTTTTCGCACGCAGGGAAGCCTCCCGAAGTCACCGAGAGTGCTTTTAATCTATTTACGAAATGGTCGCTTGCGTGCTTCATAGAAGAGCTTAAGCTAGGCTCAAGAGGCAGGAGGTTTTACGCGTCGCGGGTAGGAGCAGTGGCCTGGCTAAGCACGAGCCAGTCGAGGCTGGAAAAGAAGTTTAGACTTCTAGCTGAGATGAAGATCGGGCCGAAACCGGACGACTTTGACGAGTATCAGGTCCTCGAGAATCCCGGAGCTCGCTGTTAAGGCCTGAGAGTACGCGGCGCCTCAGAGAGCAGGGCTCGGTGTATCTTCGCCAGCTGATAGGGGCGGCAGCTTACCTGGAGGGCTTCGCGATATCTGAAGGGAGCGCTAAGATAGGAGCTGCCACGGCATGAGGATGAGGGTACTCGCCGTGATAACTGTGTGAAAGTTCTCTCAGGTTGTGAACTAGGGTCTGCTATCCTGTGTAGTGCTCGCCCGCCTGAGTGCGGGGTTAAGGTGGGAAAGTTTAAAATTGTGGGTCACACAATTCTCCATGTGGAGACGATCAGGGTGGATAGTAGGGGTAGGATCGTGCTGCCCCGGAGCGTGAGGACTGCCCTCGGAGTAAAGCCGGGAGATGTAGTGGTGATCCATTTGGAGGGCGATCGTGCTGTCCTAAGGAAGGCATGCGACCCGGAGGAGGTGCTTGAGAAGCTCTTGGGGGACTTGACCTTCAGTAGGGAGCTCCGCAGGGCGGCTGAGAGGATGGCTCTAGAGGTGGTCGAGAGTGAGCCTCGTGGAGACAGGGTTCCTACTCGCGCTCAACCCCCGGGATAGGAACCACGATTGGGCGCTCAATCTGCTGAGGGAGGCGAGGAGCGGGAGGTTGAAGCTGTACTTGTCGCCCGCCGCCCCCATCGAGCTCTCGCTCATCCTAAAGTCGAGGGGCCTAGCTGAGAAAGAGGCCGCGCTGGTTCTGGAGGCTATGAGCTTGGCCGTCAGTAGGTACACGAAACCCGTCTACCCGCCTCCCACCCTCGAGGTAGCGTCTCTCGCGGCAAGCCTCAGGGAGCGGCACCCCGAGCTGACGTTCTTCGACTCGTTGCATGCCGCTGTTGCTATCTCCAACAAGCTCGAGTATCGCGACCTGGACGAGACGGTTCGGAGAGTCGTCGAGAAGGAATCCTGATGGGGACGCGAGCCAGCGCTGGGGACGCGCTCTCGCCAGAGCTCTTCACGGGTCGACTGAGATCTGGGCTGCTGTTTGCAGCAGCTTCGAGGCTAGGGTCAGCATGTCCCTGTACTTCCCTTTGCTTAGGATCGAGTGGACAAGCTCCTTGTTTATGCCTAAGTAGCCGTGGACTACAACGTTGCGGAAGCCGGCGATCTTGCGAAGCAATGCGGCTTCCTCCCTCGAGAGCGCCCCACATCCTTCGAGCATACCGGCGGCCTCGGAGTAGCTAGAGGGCGGTTTCTCGCCGAGGAGGGAGAGAAGCCGGTAACCCATGTCCAGTATCGCTTGAGCAGCCGTCTGCAGCATGTGGAGCACGGCGTTCATTAAAACGTAAGTCCTCGAGAATCTCGTCGGCCCCGCGCTCAGCTACGAGCTTATCCAACCACTCGACGTTCCTCTTCACCAGGTCGGAGAGCTCGGCAATCCCACCCACTTCCAGTGCACCTGGTGTAGGCTTCCGCGTACTTCCTTAAGTAATCGAGTTTGCGCAGCTGCACCAGGTGGTCGGTGTAGAGGGAGGCGATACGCGCTAAATCCTCGGCATAGGCCTCAGCGTCACCCCAGACGAGAAAGCCGTGCGCTAACGCCTCGTAGAGGAAGGAAAGGTTCTCGCACTTCTCCACGTCTAGCAGCGCGAGGTCCACGCGGTCGATGGGGAGTCCGAGGCAATCGGCTACTTCAACTGCGAGCTCGGGCAGGACTTCGAAGAGCTTGCCAGCTTGACGGGGCTTCGGCCTTAAGCCTACATCGATGTCGCTGTCAACTCGAGGGGTACCTCGAGCCAATGAGCCGAAGATCACGGCGTAGAGCACCAGATCTCTGTAGCCAGCCAACACCTCAGATAGGCGCGCTACCACCGCGTTTAGGTCTAAGCGCATCCCTGAGCGAAAATCGGTTAAGGTTACAAAACTTAAAAATTAAAAGAAAAATGCTTGGAATGGTTGGATTATGAGTATGCTACATGGACCCTCCTACCAGTTCTAGCGGATTCCAGGATGGCATCTATGATTACGTTGCAACGGTAGCCGTCCTCAAAGGTTGCACCTATCGGTCCGGCATCCTCGTCTCTGACGATGCAGTTGAGGAAGTGATACACCTCGTTGATGAAGGTGTGCTCCCTCCGATTATGTGGCCCGGCGGCCAGTACCTATCGATGTACGGGTGCCTCCTCTCCGTGACGAGAACGGTGCTCCAGCCGGTCAAACCCTTCTCCTCCCACTCCCTCAGGTAGACTCGGAGCTCGTTTAAGCGCTCCAGGTTGACTCGATGGATCCGTGGTCGCCATTGATCTCGAAGTTGTTGTAGTTCTTCCTACCGGTGGTGAACCTGGAGGCCTCGAGCGTGCCGATCGCCCCGTTCTCGAACTCGACGGTCACTCTTCCCTTCTTCGACGGGTCCTCGGCCAACGGGCGCTCCTCAATGAACGTCCTCACAACACCCGTCACAGCGGTGATCTCACCGAATAGGAAACGGGCTAGGTCGATGATGTGGCTCCCCAAGTCGCCTAGGGGCCCGCTGCCCGCCTCCTCAGCCCTAAGCCTCCATGTGAGCGGGGCACTGGGGTTGGCGAGCCAATCCTGCAGGTACCTGGTCCTGAAGTGGTAGATCCTATCCAGAACCCCCGACTTGACCAGCTGCCTTGCTAGCTGGACGGCCGGAACGAAGCGGTAGTTGAAGGCTACCATTGTCTTCACCTTCGCCCCTCTCGCCGCATCGCGGAGCACGCGGGCTTCTTCCGTATTCCTCGCGAGAGGTTTCTCGCAGAGCACGTGCTTCCCAGCCTCCAACGCCTCCAGTGTCGGCTTGAGGTGCATGTTGTTGGGGAGCGAGTTGTCGACGATCTCCACCTCCGGGTCTCTAGCGGCGGCGCGCCAATCGGTCGTGTACCTCTTAAAGCCGTAGTTCCTCGCGGCCTCCCTAACCCTGTTCTTGTGCCTGCCATAAATGATGACCAGCTCAGGGAAGCGCTTATCTATGGTGTGCATTCTGTGACCATCACAGTGAAGGTGAGGAAGAGCGCTGCGAGGCTGGCGGATCGGATGGTGAAGCTCGGGTTAGCTTGAAGCATGTCGCATGCGATCAACATAAGGATTGAGAGGGTGAAGGAGGAAATGAGCTTCTGGGAGAGGGTAGAGGAGCGGGTCTCGCAGCTGCTGAGGGAAGCCTGGAGGGTTTTGCACGGCGGGCTCTCAAAGCTGCTTGAGGAAGGAAGGAGCGAGAGGTAGCCTACATTAATAGCCTACATTAATACGAGCGTGATCGTAGCCTTCATCGACGAGAAGGATGCCAACTACGGGAAGGCCGTCGAGATGCTCAATCAGCTGGAGGGCTACTGGAAGGTCATCAGCGAGCTGGTTCTCGTTGAGCTGGCCTCCGCCTTCTCACGGGCGGGTTTCAGCGAACCAATGGAGCTCACGTTCTACTCCGTAAGGAGATGCGGAGCTCGGCTTGCCTCGATTGACTTCAGCAGAGTGATTCGCACGGCGCTCTTGTACTCCAGAGAACTCATGATGAGAAAGCTGGATCTGCTCCACGTGGCGTTTTGCTGTATAATTGGTGCAACTGTGTTCGCAACACTCGACCGTGAACTCGCGCGCAGGAAGAACGCTATAGCAAACCTCCTGGGAATCGAGGTTCTCCACTCGCTCTCTGGATAGTGGACACTGCGAGAGAGCCGGTGCGGCATCGTTCTTTTCTCAATAAATGTTTAGGTAAAAAGTTTGCGTGACATGATTAAAATTCGGATTATATTGGGTAGGCTGTTAAAGACTGTGCATGTTTATAAGCTAGAAGTGAGCAGAGTTGTGGAATCCCAAAGGGGTGTGTGCCCGAATGGAGAAGCTGCTGGAGATTAGCGGTTTGAAGACCTACTTTTTCACAGACCGTGGTGTCGTGAAGGCGGTTGACGGCGCCCACCTTGACCTTTCGAAAGGTGAGGTTGTAGGAGTGGCGGGCGAAAGTGGGTGCGGAAAGAGCACGCTGGGGCACTCGATCATCAGGCTTGTCCCTCCCCCCGGCAGGATCGTCGGAGGGAAGATCCTGTACAGAGGTTTGGATCTGCTCAGCCTGAGCGAGGAGGAGTTCAGGAAAATCAGGTGGAGGGAGATCTCGATGATCTTTCAGGCCGCGATGAACGTTTTAAACCCAGTCTACACCGTAGGCGAGCAGATCGCTGAGGTCTACACGGTTCACAACGGCTTGAGCAAGAAGGAGGCTCTGGAGAAGGCTCGGGAGCTGCTCTCGCTTGTGGGCGTGGATCCCCGGCGCGTGAACAGCTACCCGCACGAGCTGAGCGGGGGTATGAAGCAGAGAGTCGTCATAGCGATGGCGCTCGCTCTAAGCCCGTCAGTGGTCGTTGCCGATGAGCCGACGACGGCGCTCGATGTCATCGTCCAAGCCCAGATCATCAACCTCTTAAAGAGGTTAAGGAGCAAGCTGGGGCTATCGATGATCTTCATCTCCCACGACTTGAGCCTAATTGCGGAAATCGCCGATAGGGTGGCCGTCATGTACGCCGGGCAGATCGTGGAGCTCGGCTCAAGCAGCATGCTCTACCGTGAGCCCAGGCACCCCTACACGAGGGGGCTCTTGGAGAGCATCCCGAGGCTTAGAGGGGATTTGAGGAAGTTGACGTGGATTGAGGGGGCTCCACCTGACCTCGTGAACCCGCCCGAGGGGTGCAGGTTCGCTCCAAGGTGCGGCTATAGGATGAGCATCTGCAGCAGGGAGGAGCCGCCGCTGGCGAGCATCGCGCCAGGCTACTACGTTAAGTGCTGGCTGTACGCGTAGGTGAAGGGTCGTGACGAAGGGCAATGACCTGGTCTACGCGCCTGAGATCAGCGAGAGAGTCAAGCTGATGGTAAAAGACCTCAGAGTTTACTTCCCCCTTAGGAGGAAGCTTCTCGACGTGCTCCGGGGAGTCCCTCGACCCTTTATTCGAGCCGTGGACGGTCTGTCGTTCGAAGTATTCGAGGGAGAAGTCTTCTCGCTCGTCGGTGAGAGCGGCTGCGGCAAAACTACGACGGGTAGGACTGTGCTAAGGTTAATCAAGCCGTACTCGGGCTCTATCCTCTACAAGCCGGGGGCTGCCGTGAACCACAACAGGTTGCGCCCCGAAACCGAGTACGGGCACATCGACTTGGCCAAGTACGACGAGAAGGAGTTGAAACCGCTCAGGAGGGATCTGCAGATCTGCTGGCAAGACCCCTTCAGCAGCATCAACCCGCGCAAGACCATCTTCAAGATCCTCGAGGAACCTCTCCTGATCCACAGGATCGGCTCTACCCGGGGCGAAAGGTACGAAATCATCGCGAAGGCGCTGGAGATGGTCAAGCTGGTCCCCCCGGAGGAGTACATGCGTGCCTATCCCCACATGCTCTCCGGCGGGCAGAGGCAACGCGTGGTTATAGCGAGAGCCCTCATCCTCAACCCATCCTTCCTAGTAGCCGATGAACCCGTCTCCATGCTCGACGCTTCCGTCCGTGCGGAGATCCTCTACCTGATGCTGGAGCTGAAGGAGAAGTACAACCTCACCTACCTGTTCATCACGCACGATTTAGCTGTGGCCCGCTACATCTCGAGCAGAATAGGAGTCATGTACCTAGGCAAGATGGTCGAGATGGGTAACGCGCAGAAAGTGCTGAGCGACCCTCTCCACCCCTACACGCAGGCGCTCATCGAAGCGATCCCGGAGCCGGAGCCCGAGAGGCAGCTCACCGTGAGAGAACTTCCCATTAAGGGCGAAGTCCCGAGCGCTGTAACTCTGCCGAAGGGGTGCAGGTTCCACCCGAGGTGCGTGGTTTGCGAAAGCAACCCAGCTCTAGCTGAGAAATGCAAAACTCAGGAACCACCTCTAATCAAAGCTGAAGGAGACCGATACGTTGCTTGCTGGCTAGCAGCCCGCGAGTAGACTTTTAGCGCAAGTCTTTTTTATGAGAAGATTTGCAACCTTAGTCGAAAAATGTAAAATCAATTTACTGAGTCAATAAAAAGTGCTCTAGAAATATTTATAAACACTGATTCCTAGTAACATTTATAAACAGGCATCTGATGGGCTGGTGCTGAAAACGGCATGCCCGGTGCACGTAAGCCGCTCCTGATAGGAGTGATCGCGGCCGTAGTCGTCGTGGCGCTAGCTGCTGCAGTCCTCTTCTTCTTCCAGCAACCTCAGCAGCCAGCTCCAATCCCCGGCCCATCTGAGGAGACCGCTGCTCCCGTTAGACCACAGGAGATACCCGTTAGACCACAGGAGATAGAGGTTCTAAGGATCTCCCAGAGAGCCGATCTTTCAACGATTGATGTTCAAGTGGCTACAGATTCCCCCACACTGAACGTTTTCGGGCACGTGTACGAGACGCTGTTCAAACTGCGTTTCACCCCGGATGGAACACCCGTTTTCGAGCCCCACCTAGTAGAGAGCTACAACTTCGTGAACGAAACAGCCATTAAATTTAAGTTGAGAAGCGGTATTCGGTTCCACGACGGTAAGCCTTTAACGGCGGAGGATGTTGTAGCCACTTTCAGGAGAGGCCCGGTTGTCGGCTCGATACCGAGGACGCTTTTGGGACCGGTTAAGAGCGTGGAAGCGATCGATGACCTGACGTTCGTAATAGTTTTAAAGTACCCATTCGCCCCGATCATCGCCCACCTTGCGCACCCATCCACAGCGATCATCCCTGCTTGGGTTGCTGAGCTGTTTCCCGATAAACCGATAAACAGCACCGCGTACATCATCGGTACGGGCCCCTTCAGGTTCGTTGAGTTCAGAAAACTAGAAAGAACGGTCTTAGAGAGGTTTGAGGACTACTGGGGTCCCCAACCCACCGTTAAGAGGTTGGAGTGGGTCCCCGTTGAGGACGATGATACGAGAGCCGCAAAGCTGGAAGCTGGAGACGTTAACATAATCACGCACGTTCCCCCACACCTTGCCCGCCTGCTACGCGACAGGGGCTTCAAGGTTGTCCAGATGCCGAGCACGAGGATAATATATATCGGCATAAGCGTTGACAGAATCACCGATCCTCGCGTCAGGCAGGCGTTGAACTTAGCCGTGGACAAAAACGCGATCGTCAGCAGGATCCTCGAGGGTGCGGGAACCGTTGCCACCGCTCCCATTCCTCCAGCAGTATTCGGCTACTCGCCGCAGACACCTTACGGCTACGACCCCGATAGGGCGAGGAAGCTCCTCGAGGAGGCTGGCTGGGCCGGGCGCGAGCTTATAATGATCGCTCCCTCAGGCAGGTACTTGAAGGATAGGGAGATCGCTGAAGCCATTCAGATGTACCTGCAGGCTATCGGTCTAAACGTGAGGCTGACGACGATGGAGTGGGCCGCCTACATAGCGAAGGTGATGGGTGAGGTGAGGGACTTCGACCTCTTCCTTCTCGGCTGGTCAACCGCTACCCTGGATGCAGACTACGGGCTCTACTCGCTCTTCCACAGCAAGGCCCCGTTCAACCGGATGCGTTATTCGAACCTAAAGGTCGACGAGTTGCTGGAAGCGGCTAGAGCTGAAGCAGACGTTGAGAAGCGTAAGCAGCTGTACAGGCAGGCTCAGGAGCTGATATGGCAAGACGCGCCCTGGATCTTCCTGCACGTTGAGGACCTTATAGTGGTCATGGACCCCAACCTCGAGAACGTCGAAGTGCAACCGATTGAGCGTTGGATTCTCACGTACGCTACAAGGCGTTAAGCAGGGAGGACTCGGGAAATGCTAAGGTATATAATCAAAAGGTTTTTTACCAGTCTACTTACCTTCTTCGCGATCCTGCTGTTCACGTTCATCCTCGCACGCTTACTTCCAGGCGACCCGATAACCGTCATGTACGGTGAAATGCAGCCAACACCCGAGGTTCGGGCTGCGCTCGAGAGGGAGCTCGGCTTGGACAAGCCGATAGTAGTGCAGTTCTTCATCTACGCGTCAAGAATGCTGAGGGGGGATTGGGGCCTTTCGGTCCACACGCGTGTACCGGTCGCCGCTCTGGCGGGAGACGCCTTCCTCTCCACGCTGGTTTTAACAGCGTTCAGCATCACGCTGGCAGCTGCCCTCGGTTTGCTGCTAAGCTACCTAAGCGTCGTGCGCTACAATACCCTCGTGGACAAGGTTATCCGGGGTGTCTCGGTGGGAACTTTCTCGCTCCCGGTTTTCTGGTGGGGTTACATCCTGATCCTCGTTTTCGCCGTGCAGCTCAGGTGGCTTCCCGCAGGTGGTAAGGGCGGGATCGAGCACTTGATACTCCCCTCGTTAACACTAGCTATGGTCAACCTAGGGATGATCACCAGGGTTTCAAGGGCAGCCATGATTGAGGTGTTAATGCAGGATCACGTGGTACTGGCCAAGGCGAAGGGGCTCAGCAACGGCGATGTCATGGTTAGGCACGTGATCCGGAATGCGTTGGTCGCCATAGTCACCGTAATAGGGTTGAGGTTCGGCGTCCTGCTCGGCGGCGCGGTGATCACTGAAACTGTTTTCGCCTACCCGGGAATGGGCAAGATGATCGTCGATGCTATCCTCACAAGGGACTATCCTGTCCTCATCGGCGGGATGTTCATCGCATCGCTAGCTGTGATGATCGTGAACCTGGCCGTCGATATGGCTTACGCCCTTCTTGACCCTAGGGTCAGAGTGGGTGGTTAGCATGCTTAGGCGCAATGTGAGCGTCAAAGAAGCCGCTCGCCGCTCGCTCGGCGGCCGTGGGCCTGCAACGCTGCTTAAGTCGCCGTCCATGGCCGTCCCGCTGGCTTACCTAGTCCTGCTAGTTGTGGTCACCGCTTTAGCCGACTACATAGCCCCCTACCACTACGCGCGGGGGGATCTTGCAGCGAGCCTTGAGCCCCCCTCACCCCAACATCCCCTGGGCACCGACCACCTCGGCCGCGACGTGTTGAGCAGGCTCATCTACGGAACGAGACCGCTCATCCAGGTGATATCCATCGTGCTGGCCGTATCGATCCCTCTCGGCGTGCTAATCGGTATTACGGCAGGCTACTATGGCGGTCTCTTTGACCTTGTCGTCTCGAGGGTTGTCGACGCACTCATGGTTTTCCCAACGATACTGATAGCCCTGTTCATCGTCGCCGTGCTCGGGCCGGGCCTAGAGAGCGTGGTCCTGGCGATCACTATCGCGGAGATCCCAACTTTCGCTCGCTTAACGAGAGCACTGGTACTCGTGGAGAAGGAGCTCACCTACGTTGAGGCCGCTAAGGCTTTGGGCGCCAGCTCGCCTGAGATAATCCTCCGCCACATCCTGCCCAGCATTGCCGGCCCCCTACTCGTACAAGCAACCTTCAGCGCGTCAACGGCGATCATGTGGGAGGCCGCCCTCAGCTTCCTCGGACTCGGGATTCAACCTCCAACCCCCAGCTGGGGTTTGATGATGTACGAAGCTAGGAGGTACTTCAGGACGCACCCCTACCTGATGATCTGGCCCGGCTTAGCCATCTTCGTGACGGTATTCATGCT
This region of Thermofilum sp. genomic DNA includes:
- a CDS encoding ABC transporter substrate-binding protein, which produces MPGARKPLLIGVIAAVVVVALAAAVLFFFQQPQQPAPIPGPSEETAAPVRPQEIPVRPQEIEVLRISQRADLSTIDVQVATDSPTLNVFGHVYETLFKLRFTPDGTPVFEPHLVESYNFVNETAIKFKLRSGIRFHDGKPLTAEDVVATFRRGPVVGSIPRTLLGPVKSVEAIDDLTFVIVLKYPFAPIIAHLAHPSTAIIPAWVAELFPDKPINSTAYIIGTGPFRFVEFRKLERTVLERFEDYWGPQPTVKRLEWVPVEDDDTRAAKLEAGDVNIITHVPPHLARLLRDRGFKVVQMPSTRIIYIGISVDRITDPRVRQALNLAVDKNAIVSRILEGAGTVATAPIPPAVFGYSPQTPYGYDPDRARKLLEEAGWAGRELIMIAPSGRYLKDREIAEAIQMYLQAIGLNVRLTTMEWAAYIAKVMGEVRDFDLFLLGWSTATLDADYGLYSLFHSKAPFNRMRYSNLKVDELLEAARAEADVEKRKQLYRQAQELIWQDAPWIFLHVEDLIVVMDPNLENVEVQPIERWILTYATRR
- a CDS encoding ABC transporter permease, yielding MLRYIIKRFFTSLLTFFAILLFTFILARLLPGDPITVMYGEMQPTPEVRAALERELGLDKPIVVQFFIYASRMLRGDWGLSVHTRVPVAALAGDAFLSTLVLTAFSITLAAALGLLLSYLSVVRYNTLVDKVIRGVSVGTFSLPVFWWGYILILVFAVQLRWLPAGGKGGIEHLILPSLTLAMVNLGMITRVSRAAMIEVLMQDHVVLAKAKGLSNGDVMVRHVIRNALVAIVTVIGLRFGVLLGGAVITETVFAYPGMGKMIVDAILTRDYPVLIGGMFIASLAVMIVNLAVDMAYALLDPRVRVGG
- a CDS encoding ABC transporter permease: MLRRNVSVKEAARRSLGGRGPATLLKSPSMAVPLAYLVLLVVVTALADYIAPYHYARGDLAASLEPPSPQHPLGTDHLGRDVLSRLIYGTRPLIQVISIVLAVSIPLGVLIGITAGYYGGLFDLVVSRVVDALMVFPTILIALFIVAVLGPGLESVVLAITIAEIPTFARLTRALVLVEKELTYVEAAKALGASSPEIILRHILPSIAGPLLVQATFSASTAIMWEAALSFLGLGIQPPTPSWGLMMYEARRYFRTHPYLMIWPGLAIFVTVFMLNTLGEKLRDLLDPRMKHVRV